One region of Chanodichthys erythropterus isolate Z2021 chromosome 19, ASM2448905v1, whole genome shotgun sequence genomic DNA includes:
- the LOC137007643 gene encoding dual specificity phosphatase 29-like: MTSRRKFGVKSEVSEVKEEYVTPNGYELEKHLTHGSVAYTHVNEVWPNVYIGNEETAKDRYKLKTMGITHILNAAEGEWNSVDTGAEYYRDMDVHYYGITAEDVPTFNLSQYFYSAAEYIHQTLTNPQNKLLVHCVMGRSRSATLFLAYLMIYENMTVVDAIDHVKRRRRIIPNWGFLKQLRELDEHLLEQRGAQNTQAEKSADT; the protein is encoded by the exons ATGACCTCACGGAGGAAGTTTGGGGTGAAGTCTGAGGTGAGTGAAGTGAAAGAGGAATATGTGACACCAAACGGATACGAGTTGGAGAAACACCTCACGCATGGCAGCGTCGCCTACACACACGTCAATGAGGTCTGGCCCAACGTCTACATTGGAAACGA AGAGACTGCGAAAGACCGATACAAGCTGAAGACAATGGGCATCACACACATCTTGAACGCTGCGGAGGGCGAGTGGAACAGTGTGGACACGGGCGCAGAATACTATAGAGACATGGACGTGCATTACTACGGGATCACAGCGGAGGACGTTCCCACATTCAACCTCAGCCAGTACTTCTATTCTGCTGCTGAATACATCCATCAGACCCTCACAAACCCACAAA ATAAGCTTCTTGTTCACTGTGTGATGGGCCGCAGTCGCTCGGCCACACTCTTCTTGGCTTACTTGATGATCTACGAGAACATGACGGTTGTAGACGCCATCGATCACGTCAAACGGCGGCGACGCATCATCCCAAACTGGGGTTTCCTGAAGCAGCTGAGAGAGCTGGATGAACACCTGCTTGAGCAGAGAGGAGCTCAAAACACACAAGCGGAGAAGAGCGCAGACACTTAA
- the adkb gene encoding adenosine kinase b isoform X2 — translation MPTVSQNALFGMGNPLLDISAVVDKDFLDKYGLKPNDQILAEEKHKALFDEIVNKSKVEYHAGGSTQNSVKIAQWMIQEPHKVATFFGCIGTDHFGEILKKKAAEAHVDAHYYEQSQEPTGTCAACITGDNRSLVANLAAANCYNKEKHLDVDSNWSLVEKAQVYYIAGFFLTVSPESILKVAKHASVNNKIFGLNLSAPFISQFFKEPLMKVMPYVDIIFGNETEAATFAKEQGFETEDIAEIARRVQSLPKFNKNRQRIVVFTQGREDTVATVGDKVKVFPVLDIDQNDIVDTNGAGDAFVGGFLSELVQEKPVEECIRAGHYAANVIIRRAGCTFPEKPDFQ, via the exons ATGCCTACCGTCAG TCAGAATGCTCTGTTCGGGATGGGGAATCCGCTGCTGGACATCTCTGCGGTGGTGGATAAGGATTTTCTGGATAA gtatGGATTGAAGCCCAATGATCAGATCCTGGCAGAGGAGAAACATAAAGCTTT GTTTGATGAGATCGTGAATAAGAGTAAAGTGGAGTATCATGCTGGTGGATCCACACAGAACTCTGTCAAAATTGCTCAG TGGATGATCCAGGAGCCGCATAAGGTGGCCACTTTCTTCGGCTGTATCGGTACGGATCACTTTGGCGAGATTCTGAAGAAGAAAGCAGCTGAAGCTCATGTTGACGCTCATTATTATGAACAAAGTCAAGAACCGACAGGAACGTGTGCGGCCTGCATTACTGGAGACAACAG GTCTCTGGTTGCAAACCTGGCAGCAGCGAACTGCTATAATAAAGAGAAACATCTGGATGTCGACAGCAACTGGAGTCTGGTGGAGAAAGCTCAAGTTTACTACATCGCA GGTTTTTTCCTGACCGTGTCTCCAGAATCCATTCTCAAAGTGGCCAAACACGCATCTGTCAACAACAAGATCTTCGGTCTCAACCTCTCGGCCCCCTTCATTAGCCAGTTCTTCAAAGAGCCGCTGATGAAGGTCATGCCGTACGTTGACATCATCTTCGGAAACGAGACG GAAGCCGCTACATTTGCGAAGGAGCAAGGCTTTGAG ACAGAAGACATTGCTGAGATCGCGCGGAGGGTTCAGTCTCTGCCCAAATTCAATAAGAACAGGCAGAGGATTGTGGTCTTCACTCAGGGCAGAGAGGACACGGTGGCCACTGTGG GTGATAAAGTGAAAGTGTTTCCTGTTTTAGACATCGACCAGAACGACATTGTGGACACTAATGGTGCTGGTGATGCTTTTGTGGGAG GGTTCCTGTCGGAGTTGGTTCAGGAGAAGCCGGTGGAAGAGTGTATCCGTGCAGGTCACTACGCAGCCAATGTTATCATCCGGCGGGCGGGCTGCACCTTCCCTGAAAAACCTGATTTCCAATAA
- the adkb gene encoding adenosine kinase b isoform X1, which produces MSVCECTDGSRAQKNTQNKKTLSQNALFGMGNPLLDISAVVDKDFLDKYGLKPNDQILAEEKHKALFDEIVNKSKVEYHAGGSTQNSVKIAQWMIQEPHKVATFFGCIGTDHFGEILKKKAAEAHVDAHYYEQSQEPTGTCAACITGDNRSLVANLAAANCYNKEKHLDVDSNWSLVEKAQVYYIAGFFLTVSPESILKVAKHASVNNKIFGLNLSAPFISQFFKEPLMKVMPYVDIIFGNETEAATFAKEQGFETEDIAEIARRVQSLPKFNKNRQRIVVFTQGREDTVATVGDKVKVFPVLDIDQNDIVDTNGAGDAFVGGFLSELVQEKPVEECIRAGHYAANVIIRRAGCTFPEKPDFQ; this is translated from the exons ATGTCGGTGTGTGAGTGTACTGACGGCTCGCGCGCGCAGAAAAACACGCAGAACAAGAAGACATTGAG TCAGAATGCTCTGTTCGGGATGGGGAATCCGCTGCTGGACATCTCTGCGGTGGTGGATAAGGATTTTCTGGATAA gtatGGATTGAAGCCCAATGATCAGATCCTGGCAGAGGAGAAACATAAAGCTTT GTTTGATGAGATCGTGAATAAGAGTAAAGTGGAGTATCATGCTGGTGGATCCACACAGAACTCTGTCAAAATTGCTCAG TGGATGATCCAGGAGCCGCATAAGGTGGCCACTTTCTTCGGCTGTATCGGTACGGATCACTTTGGCGAGATTCTGAAGAAGAAAGCAGCTGAAGCTCATGTTGACGCTCATTATTATGAACAAAGTCAAGAACCGACAGGAACGTGTGCGGCCTGCATTACTGGAGACAACAG GTCTCTGGTTGCAAACCTGGCAGCAGCGAACTGCTATAATAAAGAGAAACATCTGGATGTCGACAGCAACTGGAGTCTGGTGGAGAAAGCTCAAGTTTACTACATCGCA GGTTTTTTCCTGACCGTGTCTCCAGAATCCATTCTCAAAGTGGCCAAACACGCATCTGTCAACAACAAGATCTTCGGTCTCAACCTCTCGGCCCCCTTCATTAGCCAGTTCTTCAAAGAGCCGCTGATGAAGGTCATGCCGTACGTTGACATCATCTTCGGAAACGAGACG GAAGCCGCTACATTTGCGAAGGAGCAAGGCTTTGAG ACAGAAGACATTGCTGAGATCGCGCGGAGGGTTCAGTCTCTGCCCAAATTCAATAAGAACAGGCAGAGGATTGTGGTCTTCACTCAGGGCAGAGAGGACACGGTGGCCACTGTGG GTGATAAAGTGAAAGTGTTTCCTGTTTTAGACATCGACCAGAACGACATTGTGGACACTAATGGTGCTGGTGATGCTTTTGTGGGAG GGTTCCTGTCGGAGTTGGTTCAGGAGAAGCCGGTGGAAGAGTGTATCCGTGCAGGTCACTACGCAGCCAATGTTATCATCCGGCGGGCGGGCTGCACCTTCCCTGAAAAACCTGATTTCCAATAA